A region of Aliivibrio fischeri DNA encodes the following proteins:
- a CDS encoding bifunctional tRNA (adenosine(37)-C2)-methyltransferase TrmG/ribosomal RNA large subunit methyltransferase RlmN — protein sequence MTTAKINLLDFDRKGLRAFFSEELGEKAFRADQVMKWMYHFGCDDFDQMNNINKKLREKLKHKCEIRAPYVSEAQHSSDGTIKWAMKVGDQDVETVYIPDGDRATLCVSSQVGCALECKFCSTAQQGFNRNLKVSEIVGQIWRAAREIGLEKETGRRPITNVVMMGMGEPLLNMKNLIPALEIMLDDLGFALSKRRVTVSTSGVVSGLDQMTGKIDVALAISLHAPTDELRSQIMPINDRWDIDAFLASVRRYIASSNANRGRVTVEYVLLDHVNDDMDHARQLAELLKDTPAKINLIPFNPYPGSPYKKPSNSRIDRFMKTLMEYDYTVTIRKTRGDDIDAACGQLVGDVIDRTKRTKVKQQGEAIPVKTV from the coding sequence ATGACTACAGCTAAAATCAATCTACTGGACTTTGATCGTAAAGGACTTCGAGCATTTTTTTCTGAGGAATTAGGAGAGAAAGCCTTCCGTGCAGATCAAGTAATGAAGTGGATGTATCACTTTGGTTGTGATGACTTCGATCAAATGAACAACATCAATAAAAAGCTTCGTGAAAAACTAAAGCATAAGTGTGAAATTCGCGCACCTTACGTATCAGAAGCACAGCATTCATCTGATGGCACGATTAAGTGGGCGATGAAAGTTGGCGATCAAGACGTAGAAACGGTATACATCCCTGATGGTGACCGTGCAACGCTTTGTGTATCTTCACAGGTTGGTTGTGCATTAGAATGTAAATTCTGTTCAACAGCTCAACAAGGCTTTAACCGTAACCTAAAAGTTTCTGAGATTGTGGGTCAAATCTGGCGTGCAGCTCGTGAAATTGGTCTAGAAAAAGAAACGGGTCGTCGTCCAATTACTAACGTCGTAATGATGGGGATGGGTGAGCCATTACTTAACATGAAAAACCTAATTCCAGCATTAGAAATTATGCTAGATGATTTAGGTTTTGCTCTATCTAAGCGTCGTGTAACTGTTTCTACATCAGGTGTTGTTTCTGGTCTTGACCAAATGACAGGTAAAATTGATGTTGCATTAGCGATTTCGCTGCATGCACCAACTGATGAACTTCGTAGCCAAATTATGCCTATCAACGATCGTTGGGATATTGATGCGTTTTTAGCTTCTGTTCGTCGTTACATTGCATCATCAAATGCAAACCGTGGTCGTGTAACGGTTGAGTATGTTCTTCTTGATCATGTTAATGACGATATGGATCATGCAAGACAACTCGCAGAATTGCTAAAAGATACGCCTGCGAAGATTAATTTGATTCCATTTAACCCTTATCCTGGGTCACCATATAAGAAACCAAGTAACTCACGTATTGATCGTTTCATGAAAACCTTAATGGAATACGACTATACCGTGACAATTCGTAAAACTCGTGGCGATGATATCGATGCTGCTTGTGGTCAATTAGTTGGTGATGTAATCGACAGAACTAAACGCACTAAAGTTAAACAGCAAGGTGAGGCAATCCCTGTAAAAACTGTTTAA
- a CDS encoding RodZ domain-containing protein, producing MTTEHIEETVETFIAPGLLLKEARKELNLTLEDISSRLRLRVEVLEQIEADQFDMGKLATFTRGYYRSYAKVVNVPEQKVLDALDQLGKAQIEQHDMQSFSRKTKRDKHDNRIMKLTWVIFALILGMSVLWWWQEQAQLESANDAELIAEVETAKSMEQVEENKTDAPQTEETAPTLDEAEMLQLDTNISELETDSKTLEKETIKEPEAEAPVEVKKEEPVAEKAVVTEDVVMTFSSDCWLQVQDASNNRLYSGVKKSNQTLKLTGKAPYKLVIGAPSAVTLTYKGKPVDLSVYPAGKVARLTLPQ from the coding sequence ATGACGACAGAACATATTGAAGAAACAGTAGAAACATTTATCGCACCTGGCCTATTACTAAAAGAGGCTCGTAAAGAATTAAATTTAACGCTTGAGGATATCTCTTCGCGTTTACGATTACGTGTGGAAGTACTAGAACAGATAGAAGCAGATCAATTTGACATGGGTAAACTAGCCACGTTTACCCGTGGTTACTACCGTTCATACGCTAAAGTAGTAAATGTTCCTGAACAAAAAGTACTTGATGCGTTAGATCAACTTGGTAAAGCACAAATTGAACAACATGATATGCAAAGTTTTTCTCGTAAAACGAAGAGAGATAAACACGATAACCGCATTATGAAACTAACATGGGTTATTTTTGCGTTGATCTTAGGTATGTCTGTATTGTGGTGGTGGCAAGAGCAAGCACAACTTGAAAGTGCCAATGATGCTGAGTTAATTGCAGAAGTTGAAACCGCTAAATCAATGGAACAAGTTGAAGAAAATAAAACTGATGCCCCTCAAACTGAAGAAACAGCACCAACATTAGATGAGGCTGAAATGCTTCAACTAGATACTAATATTTCAGAGCTAGAGACTGACTCGAAAACGCTTGAAAAAGAAACCATCAAAGAGCCTGAAGCGGAAGCTCCTGTAGAAGTCAAAAAAGAAGAACCAGTAGCTGAAAAAGCCGTTGTTACGGAAGATGTGGTTATGACATTTAGTAGCGACTGCTGGTTACAAGTACAAGACGCTTCAAATAATCGCCTATACTCAGGTGTGAAAAAATCGAATCAAACACTAAAATTAACAGGTAAAGCACCTTATAAATTAGTTATTGGCGCTCCAAGTGCGGTAACACTTACTTATAAAGGCAAACCAGTTGATTTATCTGTATACCCTGCAGGTAAAGTTGCACGATTAACCCTACCTCAATAA
- the der gene encoding ribosome biogenesis GTPase Der: protein MIPVVALVGRPNVGKSTLFNRLTRTRDALVADFPGLTRDRKYGRAKLEEQEFILIDTGGIDGTEQGVETKMAEQSLAAIEEADVVLFMVDGRAGLTSADEAIAKHLRSREKPTFLVVNKIDGIDADAASAEFWQLGMNKVYQIAASHGRGVTSLLELALAPFMEELVEESLKDENGEITDLTEFEDFEDEEKDLTEEDAEKDFARLQDQPIKLAIIGRPNVGKSTLTNRILGEERVVVYDMPGTTRDSIYIPMEREGQEYVLIDTAGVRRRGRINETVEKFSVIKTLKAVEDANVVLLVIDARENISDQDLSLLGFALNAGRSLVIAVNKWDGLDNDVKEKVKSELDRRLGFVDFARIHFISALHGTGVGHLYESVQEAYVSATKRVGTSVLTRIMKMAQDDHQPPLVRGRRVKLKYAHAGGYNPPLIVIHGNQVKELPSSYKRFLMNYYRKSLEIMGTPIRIQFQNSENPFEDRGGKLTMSQERQRKRLLGAVKNRNKK from the coding sequence ATGATTCCTGTTGTTGCTCTGGTAGGGCGTCCAAATGTTGGTAAATCGACGCTATTTAACCGTCTTACACGCACAAGGGATGCATTAGTTGCTGACTTTCCTGGTTTAACTCGTGACCGTAAATACGGACGAGCTAAGTTAGAAGAGCAAGAATTCATTCTGATTGATACCGGCGGTATTGATGGAACAGAACAAGGCGTTGAAACTAAAATGGCAGAACAGTCATTAGCTGCGATTGAAGAAGCTGATGTTGTGCTATTTATGGTTGATGGTCGTGCTGGTTTAACATCTGCAGATGAAGCCATCGCAAAACACTTACGTTCACGTGAAAAGCCAACGTTTTTAGTTGTTAACAAGATCGATGGTATTGATGCAGATGCTGCAAGTGCAGAGTTCTGGCAATTAGGTATGAACAAAGTATACCAAATTGCAGCTTCACACGGTCGTGGTGTAACGTCTTTACTTGAACTTGCTCTAGCTCCTTTTATGGAAGAGCTTGTTGAAGAGTCTTTGAAAGATGAAAACGGTGAAATCACTGATTTAACTGAATTTGAAGATTTTGAAGACGAAGAGAAAGATCTAACTGAAGAAGATGCAGAGAAAGATTTTGCTCGCCTTCAGGATCAACCGATTAAACTTGCGATCATTGGTCGTCCAAACGTAGGTAAATCGACACTGACTAACCGTATTCTTGGTGAAGAACGTGTGGTGGTTTACGATATGCCTGGTACAACTCGTGACTCTATTTACATTCCTATGGAACGTGAAGGTCAAGAATACGTATTAATTGATACTGCGGGTGTTCGTCGTCGTGGCCGTATTAACGAAACCGTAGAAAAATTCTCTGTAATTAAAACATTAAAAGCCGTTGAAGATGCAAACGTTGTTCTACTGGTTATTGATGCTCGTGAAAACATCTCAGATCAAGATTTAAGTTTATTAGGTTTTGCGCTTAATGCGGGTCGTTCATTAGTAATTGCTGTGAACAAGTGGGATGGTTTAGATAACGATGTGAAAGAAAAAGTAAAATCTGAACTTGATCGCCGTTTAGGTTTTGTTGATTTTGCTCGTATTCACTTTATTTCTGCACTACACGGTACAGGTGTTGGTCACTTGTATGAATCGGTTCAAGAAGCATACGTTTCTGCGACTAAGCGTGTTGGTACTTCTGTTCTAACTCGTATCATGAAAATGGCACAAGATGATCACCAACCACCATTGGTTCGTGGCCGTCGTGTGAAGCTAAAATACGCTCACGCAGGTGGTTACAATCCACCGCTTATCGTTATTCACGGTAACCAAGTGAAAGAATTACCATCTTCATACAAACGTTTCTTAATGAACTACTACCGTAAGTCTTTAGAAATTATGGGTACTCCAATTCGTATTCAATTCCAGAATAGCGAAAACCCATTTGAAGATCGTGGTGGCAAACTAACTATGTCGCAAGAGCGTCAACGCAAGCGTCTGTTAGGTGCAGTGAAAAACCGCAACAAGAAGTAA
- a CDS encoding tetratricopeptide repeat protein, whose product MEAYETEEQQVEAIKSWWKENGKAVVIGGVVGIGAILGWKYYQSSQITAKETASAAYERALTALQASGADAVESTQAFIDANKSSEYASLAALQLAKVQVEAGQLENALEQLNWVASNSKDESLTAMAQVRSARIQAEQGNFDAALATLANVKPASWAARVAELKGDIALRQGDIATARSSYTEALQAGMNQAVQMKLDDLAE is encoded by the coding sequence GTGGAAGCCTACGAAACTGAAGAACAACAAGTTGAAGCCATTAAAAGTTGGTGGAAAGAAAATGGCAAGGCTGTCGTTATTGGTGGTGTTGTTGGTATTGGTGCAATCTTGGGTTGGAAATATTACCAATCATCACAGATCACTGCGAAAGAAACAGCTTCTGCTGCCTATGAAAGAGCGCTAACTGCGTTACAAGCTTCTGGTGCAGATGCGGTTGAATCTACACAAGCATTTATTGATGCAAATAAAAGCAGTGAATATGCATCATTAGCGGCACTTCAGTTAGCTAAAGTACAAGTAGAAGCTGGTCAACTTGAAAATGCGCTTGAGCAATTAAATTGGGTTGCTAGTAACAGCAAAGACGAATCATTAACAGCAATGGCTCAAGTTCGTTCTGCTCGTATTCAAGCAGAACAAGGTAACTTTGATGCTGCATTAGCAACATTAGCTAATGTTAAACCAGCAAGCTGGGCTGCTCGTGTTGCTGAATTAAAAGGTGACATTGCTCTTCGTCAAGGTGATATCGCTACAGCTCGTTCTTCTTATACTGAAGCACTTCAAGCTGGCATGAACCAAGCAGTTCAAATGAAACTGGATGATTTAGCTGAGTAA
- the pilW gene encoding type IV pilus biogenesis/stability protein PilW, whose amino-acid sequence MRKWSAALLTIGLLMSAGCVTVDEADEMTKEEVIRAAEARITLGLSYLNAGDMMKARENLELAVQYAPDYYRSQTSLAYYYQQVEEDDLAEKAYKRALRYSSKNGNVLNNYGVFLCKKGRYEEAQEKFTQAIDQPYYYLVSASYENAAMCALSSGDKVTAKRYFERSLAHDPNRIRSTLQLAKLNIDEGNYSEPRISLFKFNKKYGYKPVSLSLLIELEKKAGNAHLVKKYANILGKEYPDSREYQNYINHDDRTY is encoded by the coding sequence ATGAGAAAATGGAGTGCAGCACTATTAACGATTGGATTGTTAATGAGTGCTGGTTGCGTCACTGTTGACGAAGCCGATGAAATGACCAAAGAAGAGGTAATTCGAGCTGCTGAAGCTCGAATTACACTTGGATTAAGCTACTTAAATGCGGGCGATATGATGAAAGCTCGCGAGAATTTGGAACTGGCTGTACAATACGCTCCCGACTATTACCGCTCTCAAACCTCCCTCGCTTATTATTATCAACAAGTAGAAGAAGACGATTTAGCTGAAAAGGCATACAAACGAGCATTACGTTATTCGTCAAAAAATGGTAATGTATTAAATAACTACGGCGTTTTTCTATGTAAAAAGGGCCGATATGAGGAAGCTCAAGAGAAGTTTACTCAAGCAATAGACCAACCTTACTACTATCTTGTCTCGGCAAGTTATGAAAATGCAGCGATGTGTGCATTAAGTAGTGGGGATAAAGTGACAGCAAAAAGGTATTTTGAGCGCTCGTTGGCTCATGATCCGAATCGGATTCGCTCGACCCTTCAATTGGCTAAATTGAATATTGACGAAGGTAACTATTCAGAACCGAGAATTTCGCTGTTTAAATTTAATAAGAAGTACGGATACAAACCCGTTAGCCTAAGCTTACTCATAGAATTAGAAAAAAAAGCAGGCAATGCGCATTTAGTTAAAAAATACGCAAATATTCTGGGGAAAGAGTATCCGGACTCGCGAGAATATCAGAATTATATAAATCATGACGACAGAACATATTGA
- the hisS gene encoding histidine--tRNA ligase, translated as MAKTIQAIRGMNDCLPTQSPLWQKVEGSVKRVISAYGYNEVRMPIVEQTHLFKRAIGEVTDVVEKEMYTFEDRNGDSLTLRPEGTAGCVRAGIENGLLYNQEQRLWYMGPMFRHERPQKGRYRQFHQVGVEVFGLNGPDVDAELIMMTARLWRELGIDQHVRLELNSIGSLEARANYRTALVAFLEQHLDVLDEDCKRRMHTNPMRVLDTKNPDVQAILGDAPKLSEYLDDDSKAHFSGLCELLDAAGIQYQVNERLVRGLDYYNRTVFEWITESLGAQGTVCGGGRYDGLVEQLGGKTTPAVGFAMGLERLVLLMETLELTDVRRSVDVYMVTAGEGTLMAGMKLAESLREQVPGLRVMCHFGGGNFKKQFKRADNAGAAVALILGETEVAEQTVNVKDLRNGEQVTLPQSDVFTKLAELI; from the coding sequence GTGGCTAAAACAATCCAAGCAATTCGAGGCATGAATGATTGCCTTCCAACACAGTCTCCATTGTGGCAAAAAGTTGAAGGTAGCGTAAAACGCGTTATCAGCGCATATGGTTATAACGAAGTTCGTATGCCAATTGTTGAGCAAACTCATCTATTTAAACGCGCTATCGGTGAAGTAACTGATGTTGTAGAAAAAGAGATGTATACGTTTGAAGACCGTAATGGCGATAGCTTGACTCTTCGCCCTGAAGGTACAGCGGGTTGTGTTCGTGCAGGTATTGAAAATGGTTTACTGTACAACCAAGAGCAACGTTTATGGTACATGGGTCCAATGTTCCGTCATGAACGTCCTCAAAAAGGTCGTTACCGTCAATTCCACCAAGTTGGTGTTGAAGTTTTTGGCTTAAACGGTCCTGATGTTGATGCTGAATTGATCATGATGACAGCTCGTTTATGGCGTGAATTAGGTATCGATCAACACGTTCGTTTAGAGTTGAACTCAATTGGTTCACTAGAAGCTCGTGCTAACTACCGTACAGCATTAGTTGCTTTCTTAGAGCAGCATTTAGATGTATTAGATGAAGATTGTAAGCGTCGTATGCACACAAACCCAATGCGTGTATTAGATACTAAGAACCCTGATGTTCAAGCTATTTTAGGTGATGCACCTAAGCTATCAGAATACTTAGATGACGATTCTAAAGCACATTTTTCTGGATTATGTGAACTACTTGACGCTGCTGGCATCCAATATCAAGTTAATGAACGTTTAGTTCGCGGTTTAGATTATTATAACCGTACTGTTTTTGAGTGGATTACTGAAAGTTTAGGCGCTCAAGGTACAGTATGTGGTGGTGGTCGTTACGATGGTCTAGTTGAGCAGCTTGGTGGTAAAACAACACCAGCAGTTGGCTTTGCTATGGGCTTAGAACGTCTTGTTCTTCTAATGGAAACATTAGAATTAACAGATGTTCGTCGTTCTGTTGACGTATACATGGTAACCGCTGGTGAAGGTACACTTATGGCTGGTATGAAACTGGCTGAATCACTACGTGAACAAGTTCCAGGCTTACGAGTTATGTGTCACTTTGGTGGTGGTAATTTTAAAAAGCAATTTAAACGTGCTGATAATGCAGGTGCAGCAGTAGCCCTAATCCTAGGTGAAACTGAAGTTGCAGAGCAAACAGTTAACGTTAAAGATCTACGTAATGGCGAGCAAGTGACTCTGCCACAATCAGACGTATTCACAAAATTAGCTGAATTGATTTAA
- a CDS encoding zinc ribbon domain-containing protein gives MQENQCPKCQSELRWQKEGYHCDFCQIDFKKVAYCPDCNKEMEKLNACGAASYFCHDCNELKSKSRAKTEFSEIAIS, from the coding sequence ATGCAAGAAAATCAATGTCCAAAATGCCAATCTGAATTACGTTGGCAGAAAGAGGGCTATCATTGTGACTTTTGTCAGATAGATTTTAAGAAAGTGGCTTATTGCCCTGATTGTAATAAAGAAATGGAAAAGCTTAATGCTTGTGGCGCAGCAAGCTATTTTTGTCATGATTGCAATGAACTTAAGTCTAAATCACGAGCAAAAACGGAATTTTCTGAAATTGCAATTAGTTAA
- the xseA gene encoding exodeoxyribonuclease VII large subunit, with product MSLDSNPRIFTVSRLNAEVRLLLENEMGIVWLVGEISNLTVPVSGHWYLTLKDSQAQVKCAMFKGNNRRVTFKPQNGKQVLVKARLSLYEPRGDYQLIIESMQPEGDGRLQQEFDQLKMSLAAEGLFAQTAKKSLPEQPKRVGIITSQTGAALFDILHVLKRRDPNLPVVIYPTMVQGSGAAIQIAQAIGRANSRNECDILIVGRGGGSLEDLWCFNEEIVARTIAASEIPIVSAVGHEIDVTIADFVADVRAPTPSAAAELVSRDLSAQLQTVAHQKRRLNSAMERYLSHQQRSLSAYQHRIEKQHPQMQLNNQSQRLDDLNQRLMNHIQQRLQRQQYKVENLTLRLNNLSPTKRISQDKLHIEELKRRLLDSMDRNLLMQRHQLALAAEKLDTVSPLATLMRGYSITHNQDGKIITSTKQVELGDNITTRFADGDITSTVTKASELN from the coding sequence ATGTCTCTCGATTCAAATCCTCGTATCTTTACTGTCTCTCGATTGAATGCTGAAGTTCGCCTATTATTAGAAAACGAGATGGGAATTGTTTGGTTAGTCGGCGAAATCTCCAATCTTACCGTGCCTGTTTCTGGCCACTGGTACCTCACTTTAAAAGACAGTCAAGCACAAGTGAAATGTGCCATGTTTAAAGGCAATAACCGACGAGTTACCTTTAAACCACAAAACGGTAAACAAGTTCTTGTTAAAGCCCGCCTCTCTCTTTACGAACCTCGTGGTGACTATCAACTTATCATTGAAAGTATGCAACCTGAGGGAGATGGCCGTCTTCAACAAGAGTTTGACCAACTAAAAATGTCACTGGCTGCGGAAGGGTTATTTGCTCAGACAGCCAAAAAATCCTTACCAGAACAGCCAAAACGTGTTGGTATCATTACTTCACAAACAGGGGCTGCCCTTTTTGACATTCTCCATGTATTAAAGCGACGAGATCCAAACCTACCAGTTGTGATTTATCCAACCATGGTTCAAGGAAGTGGTGCCGCTATACAGATAGCTCAAGCTATTGGGCGAGCTAACAGTCGTAATGAATGTGATATTTTAATTGTCGGTCGAGGCGGCGGTTCATTAGAAGATCTTTGGTGTTTTAACGAAGAAATCGTTGCACGAACCATTGCTGCAAGTGAGATCCCAATTGTAAGTGCTGTAGGGCATGAGATTGATGTTACTATTGCTGACTTTGTTGCTGATGTTCGTGCACCTACCCCTTCAGCTGCTGCTGAATTAGTGAGTCGTGATTTATCAGCGCAATTGCAAACAGTTGCTCATCAGAAGCGCCGTTTAAATAGTGCAATGGAACGTTATTTATCACATCAACAGCGTTCCTTATCTGCTTATCAACATCGAATTGAAAAGCAACACCCTCAGATGCAGCTAAATAATCAAAGCCAACGCTTAGATGATCTTAATCAGAGATTGATGAATCATATTCAGCAGCGCCTTCAACGTCAGCAATACAAAGTTGAAAACTTAACGCTACGATTAAACAATTTATCTCCGACAAAAAGAATCTCTCAAGATAAATTACATATTGAAGAACTCAAACGTCGCTTATTAGATTCAATGGATAGAAATCTACTAATGCAACGTCATCAATTAGCTTTAGCAGCAGAGAAACTAGATACAGTAAGCCCTTTAGCTACCTTAATGCGTGGTTATTCCATCACCCACAATCAAGATGGGAAGATCATCACTTCAACAAAACAAGTGGAGTTAGGTGATAACATTACCACTCGTTTTGCTGATGGTGATATTACATCAACGGTAACTAAAGCATCTGAACTTAACTAA
- a CDS encoding alanyl-tRNA editing protein, protein MTQLAATEILFCHNTWQSDSTVQLIKETEQGKWVITKETPFHPVSHIWPDHPEDKGVILINNEEYSVLACQTGAIELATSEFYIGKDIPIKRGEEGWVFVVSHLISKDADIAVENTVTLRVDEEYQKALSRGHSAGHIAYLALNKVLHANYWRKDADRKDELGHYNFNSYAQETSFVSEDHCEDVYRLGKTLRKRGLNSAEMMANLKTIEEAVNHQIIEWLALESQVTMQCDGKALTDSRYWIVDFGIDGIAKLPCGGTHVSSFKEYATITVKLEEKSEQELLMLTTSIKK, encoded by the coding sequence ATGACTCAATTAGCAGCAACTGAAATTTTATTTTGTCATAACACATGGCAATCAGACTCCACTGTGCAACTTATCAAAGAAACAGAGCAAGGAAAGTGGGTAATTACTAAAGAGACACCATTCCACCCTGTTAGCCATATTTGGCCAGATCATCCAGAAGATAAAGGTGTAATACTGATTAATAACGAAGAATACTCAGTACTTGCTTGTCAAACTGGAGCTATAGAGCTTGCTACAAGTGAGTTTTATATTGGAAAAGATATTCCAATTAAACGTGGCGAAGAGGGATGGGTCTTTGTTGTTTCGCATTTAATCTCTAAAGATGCGGATATAGCAGTAGAAAATACTGTTACTTTGCGTGTTGATGAGGAGTATCAAAAAGCATTAAGTCGTGGTCATAGTGCAGGGCATATTGCTTATTTAGCACTAAATAAAGTGCTTCATGCTAACTACTGGCGTAAAGATGCTGATAGAAAAGACGAATTAGGCCACTATAATTTTAATAGCTATGCGCAAGAAACTAGCTTTGTATCTGAAGATCATTGTGAAGATGTATATCGTTTAGGTAAAACATTACGTAAGCGTGGTCTTAATAGTGCAGAGATGATGGCGAATCTTAAGACAATAGAAGAAGCAGTCAATCATCAAATTATTGAGTGGCTTGCCCTAGAAAGCCAAGTAACTATGCAATGTGATGGTAAAGCGTTAACCGATTCACGTTACTGGATAGTAGATTTTGGTATAGATGGAATAGCAAAACTTCCTTGTGGTGGTACGCATGTTAGTTCATTTAAAGAATACGCAACAATTACTGTCAAATTGGAAGAGAAAAGTGAGCAAGAGCTCCTTATGCTAACAACATCGATTAAAAAATAA
- the ispG gene encoding flavodoxin-dependent (E)-4-hydroxy-3-methylbut-2-enyl-diphosphate synthase produces the protein MHIESPIKRRQSTRIYVGNVPIGDGAPIAVQSMTNTRTTDVDATVAQIKSLEKVGADIVRVSVPTMDAAEAFKVIKQQVSVPLVADIHFDYRIALQVAEYGVDCLRINPGNIGNEQRIRSVVDCARDKNIPIRIGVNGGSLEKDIQAKYKEPTAEALLESAMRHVDILDRLNFDQFKVSVKASDVFLAVDSYRLLAKQIAQPLHLGITEAGGARAGSVKSAVGLGMLLSEGIGDTLRISLAADPVEEIKVGFDILKSLRIRSRGINFIACPTCSRQEFDVIATVNELEQRLEDLITPMDVSLIGCVVNGPGEAEVSHMGIAGSNRKSAFYEDGVRQKERFDNDNIVDQLEAKIRAKAATLSKENQIDINQID, from the coding sequence ATGCATATAGAGTCCCCAATTAAACGTCGTCAATCTACTCGCATTTATGTGGGTAATGTTCCTATTGGTGATGGTGCTCCCATTGCCGTTCAATCAATGACGAATACACGTACTACTGATGTAGATGCCACTGTTGCTCAAATTAAGTCTCTTGAAAAAGTAGGCGCAGATATTGTTCGAGTTTCTGTACCGACAATGGACGCTGCTGAAGCATTCAAAGTAATTAAACAACAGGTATCAGTTCCACTGGTTGCTGATATTCATTTTGACTACCGTATTGCTCTTCAAGTTGCGGAGTATGGTGTTGATTGTTTACGTATTAACCCTGGTAATATTGGTAATGAACAGCGTATTCGCTCAGTAGTTGATTGCGCTCGTGATAAAAACATTCCAATTCGAATCGGTGTTAATGGCGGCTCATTAGAAAAAGACATTCAAGCAAAATACAAAGAGCCAACAGCTGAAGCATTATTAGAATCAGCAATGCGTCATGTTGATATTTTAGACCGTCTTAATTTTGATCAATTTAAAGTAAGTGTAAAAGCATCTGATGTTTTCCTTGCGGTTGATTCATATCGTCTATTAGCAAAACAAATTGCTCAGCCATTACATTTAGGCATTACTGAAGCGGGTGGTGCTCGTGCAGGTTCTGTTAAATCAGCGGTTGGTTTGGGTATGCTGTTATCTGAAGGTATCGGTGACACATTACGCATTTCTTTAGCAGCGGATCCCGTTGAAGAGATCAAAGTTGGTTTTGATATCTTAAAATCATTGCGTATTCGTTCTCGTGGTATTAACTTCATTGCTTGTCCTACGTGCTCTCGTCAAGAGTTCGATGTGATAGCAACAGTGAATGAGCTTGAGCAACGTTTAGAAGATTTAATCACACCAATGGATGTCTCTCTTATTGGATGTGTAGTAAATGGCCCAGGTGAAGCTGAAGTTTCGCATATGGGTATCGCGGGAAGTAACCGTAAGAGTGCTTTTTATGAAGACGGAGTACGTCAGAAAGAGCGCTTTGATAACGACAACATTGTTGATCAGCTAGAAGCAAAGATCCGCGCAAAAGCGGCAACGTTATCAAAAGAAAACCAAATTGATATCAATCAGATCGACTGA